One part of the Xiphophorus maculatus strain JP 163 A chromosome 1, X_maculatus-5.0-male, whole genome shotgun sequence genome encodes these proteins:
- the wdr13 gene encoding WD repeat-containing protein 13, with protein MAAVWQQVLAVDARYNAYRTPTFPQFRTQYIRRRSQLLRDNAKCGFEPGLRRQYLKLRSQLLALRYGPLSEQSSFRASSVRSSRTTLDRMEDFEEDPRAQGARGHRRSVSRGSYQLQAQMNRAVYDERPPGSLVPTSVAEASRAMAGDTTLSENYAFAGMHHIFDQHVDSAVPRLQFANDDKHLLACCSLDGTLSIMALSPPPPRVKLTLKGHGGPVTDFAWSLSNDIIVSTSLDGTLRIWNTEDGRCIREVRDPESSELLCCTFQPMNNNLTVVGNSKHHLQVVNISTGKKVKGGSSKLTGRVLSLSFDAPGRILWAGDDRGSIFSFLFDMATGKLTKAKRLVVSEGSSICSIAARSWISREARDPSLLVNACVNKLLLYRVVDNEGTLQLKRSFPIQHGSQHVHSIFCPLMSFRQGACVVTGSEDGCVYFFDVERNTKAIVNKLQGHGGPVLDASFNCDESLLASADSTGMVIVWRREQK; from the exons ATGGCAGCAGTTTGGCAGCAGGTTTTGGCAGTGGACGCAAG GTATAATGCTTACCGCACGCCTACCTTCCCACAGTTCCGAACTCAGTACATCCGCCGACGCAGCCAGCTGCTCAGAGACAACGCCAAGTGTGGCTTTGAGCCAGGGCTGCGCAGGCAGTACCTGAAGCTGCGCAGTCAGCTGTTGGCCCTGCGCTACGGGCCGCTGTCTGAGCAGAGCAGCTTCAGGGCCAGCAGCGTGCGTAGCTCCCGTACCACGCTGGACCGCATGGAG GACTTTGAGGAGGACCCCCGCGCTCAGGGGGCCCGTGGTCACCGCCGGTCCGTCAGCCGAGGCTCCTACCAGCTGCAGGCCCAGATGAACAGAGCCGTCTACGATGAAAG GCCCCCGGGCAGCTTGGTGCCCACCTCGGTGGCAGAGGCAAGCCGTGCCATGGCAGGAGACACAACCCTGAGTGAAAACTACGCCTTTGCTGGCATGCACCACATATTTGACCAACACGTTGACTCTGCTG TCCCACGTTTGCAGTTTGCGAATGACGACAAGCACCTCCTGGCCTGCTGCTCGTTGGACGGCACCCTGTCCATCATGGCGCTGTCGCCGCCTCCTCCGAGAGTGAAGCTGACCCTGAAGGGTCACGGCGGCCCCGTCACGGACTTCGCCTGGTCTCTAAGCAACGACATCATCGTGTCGACGTCGCTGGACGGGACGCTGCGAATCTGGAACACGGAGGACGGTCGGTGCATTCGGGAAGTCAGAGACCCGGAGTCGAGCGAGTTGCTCTGCTGCACCTTCCAGCCGATGAACAACAACCTCACTGTG GTGGGAAACAGCAAGCACCACCTGCAGGTGGTGAACATCTCCACTGGGAAGAAGGTGAAGGGGGGCTCCAGTAAGCTGACAGGCCGCGTGCTGTCGCTCTCCTTTGATGCTCCGGGGAGGATCCTGTGGGCTGGCGACGACCGCGGCAGCATCTTCTCTTTCCTCTTCGACATGGCAACAG GGAAGCTGACCAAAGCCAAGCGGCTGGTGGTGAGCGAGGGCAGCTCCATCTGCAGCATCGCCGCTCGCTCCTGGATCAGCCGCGAGGCCAGAGACCCGTCCCTGCTGGTCAACGCCTGCGTCAACAAGCTGCTGCTCTACAG GGTTGTGGACAACGAAGGAACGCTGCAGCTGAAGAGAAGCTTCCCCATCCAGCACGGATCGCAGCACGTCCACAGCATTTTCTGCCCCCTCATGTCTTTCAGACAAGGGGCCTGTGTGG TGACCGGCAGCGAGGACGGTTGCGTCTACTTCTTCGACGTCGAACGCAACACCAAGGCCATCGTCAACAAGCTGCAGGGTCACGGCGGCCCGGTGCTGGACGCGAGCTTCAACTGCGACGAGAGTCTGCTGGCGTCCGCCGACTCCACCGGCATGGTCATCGTCTGGAGGAGAGAGCAGAAATGA
- the porcn gene encoding protein-serine O-palmitoleoyltransferase porcupine isoform X2, which produces MGVFSRQKFFQELTHGCLLPTAQQGLEQVWQLLVICLLCRLLWMLGLPSFVKHLCTVAGGFYTLYLFFELHMIWVVLLSLLCYLFLFLCRHSTIRGTFLSITVLIYLLLGELHMMDTTNWHKMRGSQMVVAMKAISLAFDLDRGVVTNVPSPIEFMGYIYFVGTVIFGPWISFNSYKEALEGRKLSLGWILKVSLSWVKGQICLVVSNCVAPYLFPYFIPVYGDKLLRSKKRRKIRGSLAKWLLAYENTMSFHFSNYFVGYLSETTATLAGAGFTEEKENLKWDLSVSKPLRVEFPRSMVEVATSWNVPMSRFLHTYVFKSAVKFGTFTAIMVTYIASALLHGLSFHLGAVLISLGFITYVEHVFRKRLAAIFNACVLSRKCQPSCSHQNKKLWVYMINIAFSALAILHLTYLGSVFNSSVDYMEEDEDEITHHTVQKWSELSWTSHWATFGCWILYRLIL; this is translated from the exons GTCTCCCTTCCTTCGTGAAGCACCTGTGCACGGTGGCGGGAGGTTTCTACACGCTGTACTTGTTCTTTGAGCTCCACATGATCTGGGTCGTCCTTCTCAGCCTGCTTTGCTacctctttctcttcctgtgcCGCCATTCGACCATCCGAGGAACCTTTCTTTCTATAACGGTTCTCATCTACCTGCTTCTTGG GGAGCTGCACATGATGGATACCACCAACTGGCACAAAATGAGAG GTTCACAGATGGTAGTTGCCATGAAAGCTATCTCCTTGGCTTTTGATCTGGACAGAGGTGTTGTGACTAATGTTCCCTCACCCATCGAGTTCATGGGCTACATTTACTTTGTGGGCACCGTCATCTTTGGGCCCTGGATCAGCTTCAACAGCTACAAAGAAGCTCTAGAAGGGCGTAAGTTG AGTTTAGGATGGATTTTAAAAGTGTCTCTTAGCTGGGTGAAGGGTCAGATCTGCCTTGTCGTTTCCAACTGTGTGGCTCCCTACCTCTTTCCCTACTTCATCCCCGTCTATGGAGACAAACTCCTACGAAG caaaaagaggaggaagatcaG AGGCTCGCTGGCAAA GTGGCTGCTGGCATATGAGAACACAATGTCTTTCCACTTCAGCAATTACTTTGTCGGCTACCTGAGCGAAACTACTGCAACTCTCGCGGGGGCGGGCTTTACGGAGGAGAAAGAGAACCTCAAATG GGATCTGAGCGTGTCCAAGCCGCTCCGTGTGGAGTTTCCCCGCTCCATGGTGGAGGTGGCGACGTCATGGAACGTGCCCATGTCCCGCTTTCTGCACACAT ATGTTTTCAAGAGTGCCGTCAAATTTGGGACGTTCACTGCCATCATGGTGACGTACATCGCCAGCGCGCTCTTACAT GGTTTAAGTTTCCATCTGGGTGCAGTTCTGATATCTCTGGGGTTCATTACGTACGTGGAGCACG tttttcggAAGAGGCTTGCCGCCATATTTAACGCTTGCGTGCTTTCGAGGAAATGTCAGCCAAGCTGCagtcaccaaaacaaaaag CTGTGGGTGTATATGATTAACATAGCATTTTCTGCTTTGGCAATACTTCACTTGACATATCTGGGCTCTGTGTTCAACTCCAGCGTGGACTACATGGAGGAGGATGAG GACGAGATCACCCACCACACCGTCCAGAAGTGGTCTGAGCTGAGCTGGACGAGCCACTGGGCCACGTTCGGGTGCTGGATCCTATACCGCCTCATTCTCTAA
- the porcn gene encoding protein-serine O-palmitoleoyltransferase porcupine isoform X1: MGVFSRQKFFQELTHGCLLPTAQQGLEQVWQLLVICLLCRLLWMLGLPSFVKHLCTVAGGFYTLYLFFELHMIWVVLLSLLCYLFLFLCRHSTIRGTFLSITVLIYLLLGELHMMDTTNWHKMRGSQMVVAMKAISLAFDLDRGVVTNVPSPIEFMGYIYFVGTVIFGPWISFNSYKEALEGRKLSLGWILKVSLSWVKGQICLVVSNCVAPYLFPYFIPVYGDKLLRSKKRRKIRGSLAKWLLAYENTMSFHFSNYFVGYLSETTATLAGAGFTEEKENLKWDLSVSKPLRVEFPRSMVEVATSWNVPMSRFLHTYVFKSAVKFGTFTAIMVTYIASALLHGLSFHLGAVLISLGFITYVEHVFRKRLAAIFNACVLSRKCQPSCSHQNKKKLWVYMINIAFSALAILHLTYLGSVFNSSVDYMEEDEDEITHHTVQKWSELSWTSHWATFGCWILYRLIL; this comes from the exons GTCTCCCTTCCTTCGTGAAGCACCTGTGCACGGTGGCGGGAGGTTTCTACACGCTGTACTTGTTCTTTGAGCTCCACATGATCTGGGTCGTCCTTCTCAGCCTGCTTTGCTacctctttctcttcctgtgcCGCCATTCGACCATCCGAGGAACCTTTCTTTCTATAACGGTTCTCATCTACCTGCTTCTTGG GGAGCTGCACATGATGGATACCACCAACTGGCACAAAATGAGAG GTTCACAGATGGTAGTTGCCATGAAAGCTATCTCCTTGGCTTTTGATCTGGACAGAGGTGTTGTGACTAATGTTCCCTCACCCATCGAGTTCATGGGCTACATTTACTTTGTGGGCACCGTCATCTTTGGGCCCTGGATCAGCTTCAACAGCTACAAAGAAGCTCTAGAAGGGCGTAAGTTG AGTTTAGGATGGATTTTAAAAGTGTCTCTTAGCTGGGTGAAGGGTCAGATCTGCCTTGTCGTTTCCAACTGTGTGGCTCCCTACCTCTTTCCCTACTTCATCCCCGTCTATGGAGACAAACTCCTACGAAG caaaaagaggaggaagatcaG AGGCTCGCTGGCAAA GTGGCTGCTGGCATATGAGAACACAATGTCTTTCCACTTCAGCAATTACTTTGTCGGCTACCTGAGCGAAACTACTGCAACTCTCGCGGGGGCGGGCTTTACGGAGGAGAAAGAGAACCTCAAATG GGATCTGAGCGTGTCCAAGCCGCTCCGTGTGGAGTTTCCCCGCTCCATGGTGGAGGTGGCGACGTCATGGAACGTGCCCATGTCCCGCTTTCTGCACACAT ATGTTTTCAAGAGTGCCGTCAAATTTGGGACGTTCACTGCCATCATGGTGACGTACATCGCCAGCGCGCTCTTACAT GGTTTAAGTTTCCATCTGGGTGCAGTTCTGATATCTCTGGGGTTCATTACGTACGTGGAGCACG tttttcggAAGAGGCTTGCCGCCATATTTAACGCTTGCGTGCTTTCGAGGAAATGTCAGCCAAGCTGCagtcaccaaaacaaaaag AAGCTGTGGGTGTATATGATTAACATAGCATTTTCTGCTTTGGCAATACTTCACTTGACATATCTGGGCTCTGTGTTCAACTCCAGCGTGGACTACATGGAGGAGGATGAG GACGAGATCACCCACCACACCGTCCAGAAGTGGTCTGAGCTGAGCTGGACGAGCCACTGGGCCACGTTCGGGTGCTGGATCCTATACCGCCTCATTCTCTAA